CAGGCACTAGATAGAACAGTAGCTGGGAGCTACATCCTGACcataggcagacaggcaggcagactgacagactgacagacagacagacagacagagaaagagactggacctggcatgagcttttgaaacctcacagcccacccccagtgacacacttcctcctccaacaaggccacacctactccaacaaggccacacctactccaacaaggccacacctactccaacaagaccctATCTCATCCTTCTTGAGTAGTgccatttcctgatgactaagtattcaaatacatgcatCTATAGGCACCCCAGAAGCTCATGTTTAAACAGAAGAAAGTATGGGTACCCAAGGCCAAGGGTCATGGAGATATCATCTTAGGCATCCATTTAACACAATGTCTATTCAAGATTCCCTTGAATAAGGCAGGCCTGACACAATTGACTTGAACAGGGAGGCAGGGTCATGGCATCCAGTTGAAGGGGCAGAGTAGTTACACAAAGTTAAAAGGAGCCAGGGTTTCTGTTATAGCCactagaggaaggaaagaaaggtttgGCTAAACGCAGCAGGAGCACTGTCATCTGCAGGGGAGCACTGCCTGCAGGGGAGCACTCTGCAGGTTGTAAACATCAAGGAGGAGAACATATGGTGGACATTTTCCAGAAACACAATCCTTCGCATGGACCAGATGGCGCTGCCATTTTCCTCAGAGCCTCACCTctgtggaggtgggaggaaagagGCTTTGCCCTTCTCCTCTGGGTCTGAGACCAGGGTCCTTGACACAGTCATGCCCATGCCAACGACACACATTCACCCAGTCCTTCAGGATTTCCGCCACTTCCATCACCCTGGGGCTTGTGGGCTATACATGCTAGCCTGCTCTGTGGGTGGCAGGCTACCAGTCTCAGAGCATGTGGACAGTGTTCCTAAGGATAACATCCAAGgttttcctctggcttccacatgcacgcTCGAGTTCATGTATacgcacatacaaacaaacatataaatattttttaaaagcttggaCAGACATTCAAGCTTTTAGATGATATATTAGGTCCCATCACTATGCAAAGGACCTGAGACAACTCCAAAGGAGAAAATACTGGCTTTGGCCCAGGGATTCTAGCTAGTCTCTGGCAGCTTGGCCCTGGGCCCGTGACCCTGTGGACAGTAAACTATGCAAAGAGCAGAGTGGAGGAAAGTGCTCACCTAAAGGTGGTGAGAcagcagaaggagaagagagatcGGGGTACGAATAATTCCCTTCAAAGACATGCAGTTCAATGGCCTAGCTTTCTTCTTGTACACCCCACCTTCCAAAGTCTCCACTACCTCCCAAAAGTGAGgtttgataggttatttctccgccaatgaaatgagccaattcaagctgggtgagttcactggccccgaGAAAGGAGGCCAGGGAAGTAGCCATGGGACAAAGAGAGTGGAACAAAGAGAGATaacaggaggaggggggggagaaagaagaggaggggagaaggagagatgagagatgagagagagagagagagagagagagagacagagagagagagagagagagagagagagagagagagagagagagagagagagagaagccaaaatgtctggattacatAGGGAAGAGcctgtgggggaagggcagctcggcccctgggctggaaagctCAGGGTTGGGTGCAgtgtatgccaggtagggacagaggaatgctgggaaaacctaaaggccaggtctgctttagtgtgtaaaatatgcacctcagtcccctGTCCCAGGTTCCTAAGCCAAACAAGGTTATCTAGGGGTCGTCTTCAACCCAAAAGCCTTTGGGAGTCATTTAAAGTCCATTTAATGTCTTTAATGTCTATCACAAGTGGCTTGATGTGCAGCCATGGTCCCTGAAGAAGTGCCTAGAGAGGAGGGCTGTCCCTAGTTTATGAAGGAACTTTGCCCGTCAGTCCAATCAGAGTGCTTGATGACTCCCACAGGATGCTCTTCATGCTTCCCTGGAGCACCCTGCTTATGCCTACATTTCGCTCTCTGTGAAATCTTCCATTGCACaagcagcaccattttttttcttgtttcactCCATAGTCATCCCGTGACTTCCTCATGGAGCACAGTAGATGGCTTGCCCAATATGGACTCCATTACCGCTCCTTATACACCCGTACCTTTCACCGTCTGACTCTCTAGCTCTTGGCCTCAAGAGGAGTCTGTTGCCCCTGCTCTCAAATCTAGATTAGGTTGTGACTGACTTTGGCCAACACCATGAAGGCCAAGAGACTGTTCCTCAAAGGACCTTGTGTAGCTGCCACTTGCGTTGGGACACTGGCTCACGGTAGCTGACTGGAAGGTGAGCATCACACATTTGTCCTCACCACCCCAGCCAGCTCCCAGGGAATCCCAGAGGAAGAACTGCCTAGCCCTTGCAGCTAGCCACAGATgcatagagaaaataaaagtgttcTGTCTAAATCGCCAACTGCAAAATCACAAggcgtcttagttagggtctctattgctgtgaaaagaacAGGACTAAAGTGACTTTTACGAAGttaaaacatttaactggagctggctcacagtttcagaggtttagtccattatcatcatggtgggaggcatGTCAGtgcgcaggcagacatggtgctggggaaggagctaAGAGTCCTACATCCAGCGGGCAACAGGAAGTAACTGTGAGCCACCGAGCTtgggcttgagcatctgagacctcaaagcccacctccacggtaacatacttcctccaacaaggccacacctactctgacaaggccacacctactctgacaaggccacacctactctgacaaggccacacctactctgacaagaccacacctactccggcaaggccacacctcctaatagtgccactccttatgggccaaaaattcaaacccatgagtctgtgggagccattcctgttcaaaccaccacacaggacAAATAAATGATCATTTAAAGCATTAAAGAACTTCACGGTGAGTcgctttattgtttcttcttttccgtttgttgttgttctttgcttgcttgctttttgtattggttttgtttcgttttgcaaaacagggtttctccgtgtatcTCTGACtgtctggaactcattgtgtagaccaggctggcctcgaactcagaaaccctgcctgcctttgactcccaagtgctgggattaaaggcgtgggccaccactgcccggctgcgtTGCTTTACTCTTAACACAAGTTAAGTGACAGAAAAATTAACCAACTCTTTTCAAAAATCAATTCAGTTAGCTCTCTCTGAACCTCTCTGTTAAGGCCTAATATAAGGAACTTAAGGTCAGTCTCCCCGAGCCTGTAAATCCCAGCTACTCGGGACACTGAAGcaaggtcacaagttcaaggccttcctggaCTCCGGAgagctgggagtgtggctcagtggtagagtgtttggtTAGCAGGAGCAATATAGGTTTAATCTCCAGGAGGACAACATGCGaacaggggtctggagagatggcccagtggttagggATGCTTTCTACTTCAGCACCAGGTCTCAATTCAGTTCTCAACACCTGTATCAGGTGGCTATCCACCACTaccaattccagttccagagactctgataccctctggtctccacaggtacctgcaggcacatggtacacataaacttatgcaatctctctctcacacacacacatatacacataaataaaaacaattcatgaatctatggttaaaaaacaaagaaaaggaagcataAAAGAGGAAAAGATTTAGGGAGCATGTAGTAGCTCAAATCATGGCATAAAGGTATGGTCAGGGGACAGACAGACTGTCATGGGACAGTTGGCCATCTCCCTTTTTGTTAATTTGGTCCATGGGCTCAGCCTACAAGGTGTCACCCATATTCAACATGGATCTTTATGCCGTTAGTTAATTCATCTCTGGAGATAAGCTCACAGACACGCCCAGACGAACATTACCATCTCCCAAGAGAGTTGCAACTCAGTCAAGTTCACAACCAACATGAAGCATCACGCTACTTCATCTCACGGTACAAACACCTCAGAATCCAAGTTTAATTTGCAATAGGAAAGCTTTACtaggaagtcaggacaaggaAGGGAGTGGGGCCACCCCCAGGACACAAAGAAGAATCAcattctccccagccctgaagcCTCCCCAGCAAGGAACAGAGCCAAGAGATGTCCAGAGGCACAGTGCCAACTCCATCCAGTTCCAAACGGCTACCCCAGCTTGTGGCCAGCTTGTCTTGATGTCAGGATGCAGTAAGGATGCTTCATGTAGCTTCTGCCCTCCCGGGACAGTCTCAGCTGGGGTCCGGTGGAGAAAGTGAATCAGGGTTCTAGTATCGCATCTTGTGCTCTGTGGCAGggcagaaaggagagaacagTAAGAAAAGAGACTCTGGGCAGTGACTTGAAGAAGAAACTGGGGACAAGAAACCTGGACCTCATAGAGCTGGAGGAACCTGAGATCAGAGCACTGTAATCACGAAGCCTCTGGCCCCACCCAGTTCACCCATCTCTCCTGTAACAACCGTGAGTTTGGAGAGAGCCCGTGGACCAGACCCTTCACCACCCCACAGCATTGTCAGTAAATTCTTTGGCTACCCAGACAAAGATAGCACCAACCTCATTCCTAGATTCACACCAGATGCCCTACAGAGCAACTGGACATTCAAAATACATAAGATACCTTGTAAGTGAACAGTTTCCTGATTCTAAAAGGATTCCCTAAGCTGCCCATTGCAGCGCTGTTATCCTGCCACTTACTATAACTTcatattgaatttttttaaaaaatgaaaccataGCTTAGAGGTCagtggctttatttatttatttacatgggtATTTTCTGCCTCTGTGTATATAGGTGCACTGGATATATGTGTCTGGTGCTCTTagacatcagaaaagggcatgggatcccctggaactggagttatggatggttgcaAATCACAATGggcactgagaactgaacccaggtcctctacaaaagcaacaagtgcccttaacagctgagcatctctccaacccagataCTTAATTTTTACCACATTAAGTTCAATTTGTAAATAAAGATTATTTCATGGTGTAGAGACCACCTCCCTTGCATGAGTCCTTCTCAGAGGCAGGTGACGGCACCCGAGACACATCCTCCTTTCCACAGTTGTACTGTGCACCGGTTGCACTAACTAACCACTGACTAAGACCCCTGTGTCTCTTTTCCCTGTGTTGTTACTGATCTGAGCCTCCCATCCTAATGAAGGCTGAAGGCACTGGCCATGGCGCCCCACAGGGCTGAGCCCGTCATTTGGAAACTACATGATCATGAGGAAACAATTTACTCCTTCTGAACTTGGTTTTCCATAAGTAAAACCTACCTATGGGCTACAATAGAAATGTACATGACAGTTCGGTTTTTCAGTCCATCTCCTCTAATCACTGAGACTCAGATCATGTGCAGATCTAATTTCATCTAACGGTCAATTTGGAACCATGTGTGGATCTATACGTATGACTCTAAAGACTCTCCTAGAAATCCATTCCATTCAGAACACGCAGTCCTGCCAAGATATCCAAAGATACACAGAAAAGGAGAGTTGCCTCGCATTCACGAGGCTGAGGATTCAGTAATTCCTTACCTTGTGAATCATCATCGCAGTCGGCAGACTTTGAGGAGGACTGGGATTGAGATGGCCTTCTATTTCCTCCACCATAGCTACCCCCGCTTCCTCCTCCATAgctgcctccacttcctccccCAGAACTGCTTCCTCCTCCATAGCTACCTCCACTTTTTCCACCATGGctgcccccacttcctcctccataGCTgccaccacttcctcctccatGGCTACCCCCACTTTTTCCACCATGGctgcccccacttcctcctccatagctgcctccacttcctcccccagagctgcttcctcctccataACTACCTCCACTTTTTCCACCATGGCTGCCCCCACTTCCTCCACCATAGctgcccccacttcctcctccatgGCTGCCCCCACTTCCTCCACCATAGctgcccccacttcctcctccatgGCTGCCTCCACTTTTTCCACCATGGctgcccccacttcctcctccatagctccctccacttcctcctccataGCTgccaccacttcctcctccatAGCTgccaccacttcctcctccatAGCTgccaccacttcctcctccatAGCTGCCACCacttcctctttgtcttcctttgcCACTTCCAAAGCCAATTTGTCCAGCTCCAGAAGATTCACTGAGGATAAAGggaaacacacagatatatatacaaaGATGAACCTGGACAGAATTAAGACTTAAGTGTGAACTGAGGCATCCCATCTGGGAGGGAAGGGTGCCTTCCTCTCCCTGGAGCAGAAGGTATCCCCTTTCAGTGTTACCATTCTCCTTTCCAAAGCTCAAAAGCCtcaagagcccccccccccaaaaaaaaaacacccatagGGATGAAATCCTCAGTCCATCAGACCCTTGCATACTTTTCTAGATGCTTCTATTCAAGAAGGCTAGAATTGGTAACAGAAGCCTACAGGGACTCCTCTGAGATCTACACTGTAGAATCTACAGACTCCTGAGAACCTACAAGTCTTGCTGGCCGCCTTCAAGGAGCTCCCGGTAagtctcaatttctttctccagccGTGTCTTGATGCTGAGCAGAATGCTGTATTCCTGACTCTGGCATTCAGTTTCTGCCCGGATCTCAGCAAGCTGGGCCTCCAACTGGCTGATCTGTTCCTGGATCTGCTGCAGCTGGCCACAGTAGCGGTTCTTTGTGTCTTCCAAAGCCTTCTCCAGGGCTGATTTCTAAGAAGCGAAAGGAAACTTTAGGAGGGATGTTCCATTCCTTGTCCCTCCTAAAGGTTGTTTCTGTGCCCTGCCCTGGTAATGAATCTGGAGCAGGACAACCCACCGTGGTAAGCTGAGTCTGCAGCTCCACATTCAGTTCTTGGACAGTGTGCTGGAGCTGGGACACTTGCTTCATGTTGCTCTCCATCTCTTGGCCACTATTGGTCATTTGCTGCTCAATCTGGGTCATCTGCAAACCAAAGGCTCAGTTAGGGACAGACACAGCCAAGAACATCTGTGGGAAAGACTGTGCCTCACTCACCAGGCTCTTCACCTTTAAAACCAAGGC
Above is a genomic segment from Mus caroli chromosome 11, CAROLI_EIJ_v1.1, whole genome shotgun sequence containing:
- the Krt9 gene encoding keratin, type I cytoskeletal 9: MSCRQISSSFWSSSSSCGGGGGGRGGSGGSMRSSFSRSSRAGGGGGRFSSSSGIGGGGFSACGGGGGGSFGSSYGGGYGGGFSTGSYSGMFGGGSGGGFGGGSGGGFGGGSGGGFGGGSGGGEGSILNTNEKIVMQNLNSRLASYMEKVLELEESNTTMEKQIQDWYSKRGPKVFQKDNTHYYDTIEDLKDRIVDLTVRNNKTLVDIDNTRMTMDDFRVKLEMEQSLRQGVEGDINGLKKVLDDLVMAKSDLEILLDSLEDEKNALKKNHKEEMSQLTGQNDGDVNVEINVAPSTDLTQVLNDMREEYEQLISKNRQDIEQHYESKMTQIEQQMTNSGQEMESNMKQVSQLQHTVQELNVELQTQLTTKSALEKALEDTKNRYCGQLQQIQEQISQLEAQLAEIRAETECQSQEYSILLSIKTRLEKEIETYRELLEGGQQDFESSGAGQIGFGSGKGRQRGSGGSYGGGSGGSYGGGSGGSYGGGSGGSYGGGSGGSYGGGSGGSHGGKSGGSHGGGSGGSYGGGSGGSHGGGSGGSYGGGSGGSHGGKSGGSYGGGSSSGGGSGGSYGGGSGGSHGGKSGGSHGGGSGGSYGGGSGGSHGGKSGGSYGGGSSSGGGSGGSYGGGSGGSYGGGNRRPSQSQSSSKSADCDDDSQEHKMRY